Sequence from the Zeugodacus cucurbitae isolate PBARC_wt_2022May chromosome 5, idZeuCucr1.2, whole genome shotgun sequence genome:
ACATATGATTATTAAAATGTGATATAGTaatgaaaattgtattgaaCTATACCTCCCAGTCTCGGTCTGTTTCGGAGATATCtaggttaatttttattagccCGCTACTCTAATTACAACCGCTTTCGTCGCAATGCTATAAATTTCATatagttgtttacattttagatttgtttatgtttttattacacagacatacatacatacataccttctCATATCTACAAATATTACCTGTCCCTGAACTCATTATAGCTTTATTGCCACTGTTTATAGTTATTTACTACACAATTATTAACTTGTTGGTGTACAAATTTGATTTGCGTGACTTGTATTTGaaaggtaaataaattaaaaattttaatttacatatttacatacatacatacatacatacataaacatatgagAATACATGGTGTAAAGACAgcaatgcaaacatacatatttacctgtatatacttatatttatacattttttgcacgCTTTCTCATACCGgttttgctttcatttcctTCTATTCATTATTAGAGTGCTAAGAAAAttggtacaaaaacaaaaagcgtgAAAAAATAACCGGTGAATTGTTTATTGTGATTTTATCATAAGACCACAAGCTTTTAGAATTTGTGGGTacatatcatacatatatttatatacatacatatatattctgatAAGTGCCCATTAGCACCTGTCTGATACATACActtgcttatatgtatatgtaaatatcaaaaaaaccccaaaaatatgcttttattttactttttatagttttatttcttaTCCATCCATATGTAGTCAGTCCCTCAGTAGTATCTATAAAGTATATAGTAATTGTTTGATCTTTGTACCGGGACTGCTGATCCGTGCGGAATctgcttatttttttgttgttgtttacgttTTTAAACACGCAATGCTCTTATACCTATTACGCGGCTACACGtcgttcacaaaaaaaaacggcgctGTCGCCGCTAACCAATcgcaaaagttttatttttatttttgtttacttgtatatgtatttgtgcgcgtctttcttatacatatgtgtatacttGGTTAGTATTTGCacaattgttgttttatattttattttatattaaatactaagTGTAGAAATTAGTCAGTTTGTATTATTTCGTCATTATCTTCTACGTAGCAAGATTTGTATGCGGGAGGTGgatgtgtgtgtacatataatCATGGTGACAAGATTTCTCTTTCGTCGgttctttgtgtttttttttttatattttttgtactgATACCTCATCGTTGATTATTTATTCTTAAGTTATTCccattttctcttctttttacTAAAATACCACGCTCACCCTCTGCTGTCATCACATTGACTACAACGACAACCTGGGGTGGCTGGCCAAAAATAGACTCTTTGACTCTTGCACTACAAAAATGTGTGGGTATGGGCATGGTCGGTTGTATAtgtatctaaatatatatatatattgaagtatgtttgaataaaatgtattctcactagttcaaaataaatgtataattgcCTAGTCGCTTTTTaggaacaatttttaatttctattggtCTGTGAAAGTCCTTGTATCATTTTTTTGTCATTATGTTATTAATAAGGGACtagaatataatattgaatcCAAATCAATTGCATTTGATTTGCCGAAACATGCTAAAGAACTTGTTTGTTccagaaaaataatttcaatatagcTTACATCGACTAGACGCGACTAGTAACCCATACAAGGCCTAATTCATCTCATAAAATGACAAGATCTATCAGAGGTAAATTCAATTTAGTctagtgaaaatatatttaatacaggatatttttaattttactttgggAATGATTTTCACTAGTCTAGGGTTAAAGTCCTAACGGTATCTTAGCGGAGGCCTTGATTTCGAGCCTACTATTAATGGTACCTATTCACGGAGTTTATTGACTGTCCGTTCACGTGTAATAAACTTTGAACTTATTGAAATTCCACAAGAATTTCTAATCTTAAGTCAAAAATAATCCGTAGGCTTTGCCAAATCATACACCCAAGTACActtatatataagatatatagtatgtacatgTGCACTTTATGTATTAACGTGACCTTATCTATTTCATGTGCAGACATTTTTACTACATTCAGTAATCGTTTGCAATTGATTACCCATGATTcggataaatatgtacataaataagctGATAAATAGATAATTGCTGCAATATATACTTAATTACTTGAAAATCACGCGAAATTTCGCAATTCACGTGATAAGATAAGATAGGAACAGCTGTGAAATGTCAATATCTAGATAACTAtgtatacataatacataaatatgtatttaggcATATGCAATGGATATTCATTCACAAGTGTTTAAGTTGCAGGTGTAAGGCTAATAAATTTTCTcattactatatattttttgtcaatTATAGCAAAGTATATTGGTTGATAGTCTATGAATATCATATCCTTTCAACCATTTataattcattcataaatattattggtctacaactttgcttccgccgttttttttgtaaatttaaggcttttttcacttaggacagccttaccgtacgtatccgaaagcattcgatgagcctcagccgcacttttcttggaattaaaagagaaaagcaaaatttcccgcaaatgtcgagaatacggctcaaaaagtgacattttcaattgagaataagtttgggatgcaaacagatctctacaaaattttgttgggttaatgttaacacaaatgtccaagatcgatataaaacgatttaatcgatttaatcgaccagtgcttgagacatctattggaaaacggcggaagcaaagttgttgacCCAATATTATTGTCATTTTGTTATATCATTGAAAGATTTTGTAGTAAAAAGGTCTATAATGAAGCctctttctaaaaaaattacatccaaacttTTCCATATAAAATGTAAGTTATACTACCACAGCAGAAATAATCCTGTTCAATGCATCAAAGTAGTGATGTAACGCCCTCATCCGATAAAAAGTTCTACCCAATCAAAATGAAACCCATAAGAACAGTGCACCTTGATTTAAAACTGATTTCACTCCGCCCTTTTATTCGCTTTTTAAAacctatttgttgtttttattgcaatgATAGTTGTTAAGTTGTCAGACGTTTGTAAATAATTCGCATTATCTTGttaataaatcattttttacttttatgggAATCACTCACGATTTATTAgtaaatgtgtatgtttgtatatgaacTATAATGCACACATTTAACAGTCTGTAAGGTTACcagtataaataaaacaatgcaAATGCAGTCACATGTCGAATAATTATTCCAATAATATAAAACTAGTACAAAACGTGCATACTTAATAAATATGACAATCATTTAAtctataactgtaaatatatagtttatataattaatctaACATGGCTACCTGATTCATTTACTGTTATTGTCATTAATTAACACGTCTGTCtaataaatctataaattcTCCATTTGCTTACTTAGTTCAAGTAGACATATAGTTGGTGTTTTATAATTTGACGTAGTCACAAAAAAACCATATAAATCCCGATTTATGATAAAGCTTATGCTTTAATATAAGCTTAAGTTATGAAAGTTGTCTCACTTGatacttaattatttattttttctataattgaATACTGTCTAGATTTTGTGGTTTGAATAGTACTCGATTTGATCAAAGCGATAATTACTTTCTCCTTAACTCCATTTCAAAGTCTAATTGGAACTTTTTGAATTAACGCAAATTTACTCTATTCTATTAACTATTTTTTGTGCAGTATGTTAATTAGACACGATTCAGTTAAATGCTAATTACATGAAcgtgtaattaaataattactaGACATGCGTGTGAAAGCTGTCAGTTCTATTGATAAGTTAAGATACGAACAAATGTGAAATGCCCATTTTTATGAATTGTTTGTATACAGGTATTTTTAAATAGACAGACAGTACATAAAATGAATCTTTAGTCTTacgtacgagggctgctatatatatttctggtctaataatgaaaataggaatatttatcaacgaaaatggttttgttgtttttcaaaatattctccatcaagatttatacacttttgcatgcgctcaaaccaattttcgaagcactttttttgagtcttttttttgagcgattgtcaaattgtgcgggatccaacgagaacaaaccttttttacggccaggtgttcatgcaatatcgaatgtacgctggtgggagaaatgcataggcatgcctttATCTGAAGGtgtgttacatgacggtcttgcattatcagttcacgtacggcatcaatgttttctggcacaacggctgtttttggacgaccttcacggaattcgttttTGAGcaagcgtcggccacgattgaattcgttgtaccagtttttcacagtgctataggatggtgcttcatagccatacaaagattttagttcatcgatgcactcttgtcgcgataatccacgtcgaaagttgtgaaaaatgatcgcacgaaaatgttcacgagttaattccattttttggccgagatgaattttttaattccctgtagaaatatatatagcgaacgaaaggccagaaatatatatagcagccctcgtataacaAGTGCATACAAATCTATAAATTTGTAGGAACCGTATAATGTTATAAGGATGAGTTAGTTGCTTGCCGCCAAGCACATATATATCCTCAGATcgtttaaactatttttgttgCTCTTGTAGCGTCAGAAAACAATCCTTAAGTACTTTTGGAATATTGCTCAGCCAGATGACTCCAGGGGCCAAATGTTAAATTATAAGAACGAAATGCATATCTCATCCGCCGTACATACTTCATATCCACAATGTTTTGAGCCCATCACATGATTCAAACCAGAATATTATCTTTCTAATACTAAAAAGGCAATTTTCAAACACAATTTGCTTCGTCCTGTCAACTACTTGTGGCTTTAATGGtccaaattcaaaattttcagcaaaatgTTTGCGTTTATTCCATTAAAAAGTTGCAATCAAAATCgttcaattaatatttcttcATACCAAAGCCCAAAGAAGGTCAGAAAACCAAACGCAATTTTGAAAAgtgtatttgtttgctttttacaCATTaagtttttcaatgaaaataattttatcttcatttttatatcatacaATGTACCGGGAAACTGTCTAATTGAACTATTACGAAAATTtcgcaatttaaaaaaaaataaagtgctTAATTCCTTTTTCACTGGCAATATAAAGCATCTATGCTCCCATTAGCCCTGTAAAAATAATTGAGAAAATCTAAATTGAGTACAACTAAATTGAGTACATTTGAATACCAAacaaattgagtcaattaactaTATTGCCTCAACTAATTGACCTGATTGAAcggatttatataatatattattttgtttattataatatatgctTCCCgcaatttaacttaatttaaaccAATTGGCCTAATGATTACCTAAAATCTTTAACTGAAAAGTTCAGATTGAATGATTACGCGATAAATTGCATGAAATTCACAGCGGTGAATTTTCAAATGCGATAATGAATCACTTAACCAAAATTTCATtcgattaataaaaatgtttcaaaatttcaagtgtgtttgtgtgaagtGTGATAAAGTGACTATGAATTggcttaatttaattgaaatgcgGATTGAGTTAATTGAagttgacatatgtatgtatcaacaATGGAGGAATGGATAGTGATCGTGTTGGTGATGGGGTTGACACCAGCTGCATGCGGAAAGTGTCAGCCAACAAATTGTGAGGATCAAAACAATTTACATCACCGTACGAGGGACAAGGTCATTGTAATGAAACACAAATCGCAACAATTCCACCAATTTTCCACTTGTTGTGTGGTGCACATTCGAAGCCATAAGGGTTAATTTCTATGCTCCAAAAGCATAACCCAAGGCACACACAGCTGAGCAATTTGAGCAATTTGGAAAGCAAAACAGTGTTATCATGTCAAGTGCTCTGTGTCACGGaatggacacacacacatattacactcgtatgtatgtgtgtcagtGGCAGTAATGATTGTTATGATACATATCATTTAGTGGACACCCATTAAGCTAAGCACACAATTGGATGATATACACGGAATGATTAGCGGCAATCAGGCAAACGAATTCGTACAAATatgcaaacatttttaatgattttttataatttcctttTTTGTGCAATTCTAGAAATTCACCGATGGCATCACAAATAAGCTTGTCGGTTGTTTCTATAATCCCccaccacaaacaacaacaacaacaacaacagctaacaGCAATGGCAATGAATGCGACACAGACTGCGCATATGGCAATGACACACCACACTCACCCTCAACCTTGGCATCATCCACACTGTTGGACGACAATAATGACTCGGGCAATATCAGCGACACGGATACATTGGATTCAGAGGTGACTACGTCGAGTGCACTTGACATAGATAGTCAAAATGCCAGCAACAATGCGCACGCAAAAGATGAAAGCTGCAACAGTGCTGCGATCGCTAATGATAGCAATGTAGCGCTGGTGCGTGTCTATGGTAACAAAACCGATCTGCTGATCGATCGCAAAGCCGAGACACGCAACATACAGCTGTTGCATACGTACGGGTTTGCGCCCACACTATTTGCCACATTCAAAAATGGTTTAGTTTACGATTTTGTACCTGGTGTCACATTGAAGCCGACAAGTGTTTTGGAACCGAAGATTTGGCGACTGGTAGCGACACGTATGGCCGAGATGCATCGTCGTGTGCAGGTGCAGGAAACGCCGGCTGCTTgcaatggtggtggtggtagtgGTGGCGGCGGAGTACCGCATGTGCCAATGTTGTGGCATAAGACGCAGAGTTTCTTCGATTTGGTACCTGAGCGTTTTAGTGATCCCGAGAAGCATAAAAGGTAATTTGCAACGTCGAAATACGAAATTTATTTCGTCACATGCCAAACTCATTATTTTGTAGGCCACCCCAACCCAAAGAATGTTTAGAATGCAATGATGGACTTGGATGGGGGAGGCAACGCGGCGTCCCAAACGGCTACGGCTTGGGCCATACAGGCTTCGGCTGCGGCTAATGGCTACGCCTGCGACTGTGCCTGTGTGCATTGCGGCAAAAGAACGCTGTTGCGCGCGCGTTGTTTCGCAATCGATTGGGCATATAGCGAGAGGAGAGGCGATATGGGCAATTGAGAGTGTTGGAATCTCGTGGCGGTGTAGGAGCGTTCATATTAACTATTTGACGCactttaaaacgaaaaaaatgtgcCGTTCGAAAATGATGTGGCGTCTGTGCTCTTATTCGGCTGTTAGCATATAAATCGTTAGCCGTAGATCGTTTGGCTTTTCGTTGACGCTCTTTCGTGGGACTGCTCGTGGCATGCGTTTGGTACCCACTAGGTGCCAGCAGGCGCGTCGTGGAACTGCCTACCAGAAACTCGTCGCTTGCACTACTGCTGCGTCCATTTGTCGTTGTGTCTTCTTCGCTCGCTTGCCTACACCCGCTCACTCGTCCGTTCGATCGATCGTCTACTCATTCGTACCATTCGATTTTCGATTCCATATGAAACTAGTAATGTTTTTTCACttactttttttaaaactaaaaacacaACTCATTTGAAATAGCATTCTTTGTTGCCtttaacattaatttataactgtatattataacaaacaaaaaaatattaattttaattagttgtatgccgtaaaatttcaatttatataagCAGACTAAAAACAATCACTTCATTCAAAGTAAATCAATCACATTCAGTACATTTAGCTTAGCAGtcacacatacaaaaaaaacaaacacatatagCACTAAGtactacataaaatataatgcaAAAGTTGTAAGCAACTAAACTGAACGCTTTTCTtcttgattttttctcttcccGCTGTGCGTTGCGCAAATTTTTTTGCCTTCACTCACATGAAAAAAAACCAACCACCCACCCCCACCCATTACAGAGTTGAGGAGACTTTCTTGCCCATAAAACGTTTACGCGACGAATTCAACGAGCTCTACAGGCGACTCGAACGCCTAAACAGCCCCGTGGTTTTCGCCCACAACGATCTGTTGCTGGGCAATATTGTCTACTTGGAGGCGGAGCAGCGTGTCAACTTCATTGACTACGAATATGCCGATTACAATTTTCAGGCATTCGATATTGGAAATCATTTCTGTGAATTTGCCGGCGTCGACGAAGCGGACTTCTCACGCTATCCGAAGCGTGACTTTCAGCTGGCCTGGCTGCGCGTCTACCTGCAGGAGTACTTGCAACGCTCACACATCACCGACGCCGAAGTGGAACGCCTGTACTTGCAGGTGAACCAATTCGCGTTGGCCGCACACATGCTCTGGACCGTGTGGTCGCTCATACAAGCGGAACATTCCACTATCGATTTCGATTATGCCGAGTAAGTATCAGTGCATGTAAATTgacaaaaaatcagaaaaaaaacaaattgtttcaaaaactcattaactaaattttcaaaaattatttaaatcataaTACAGTTATGCGCACGTACGTTATGCGGAATACAAAAAGCATAAATCCATATTGGGTTTGAGCAACACTGAGGAGGAGGAGGACAACGTTGCGGCGGCAAGCTAAATTCACCATATGCACATAGCGCATCTAAACACGCCCCTCCCTACCCTGCTAGCTGCTAGATTATAAGCTGAGCATGTGAGTTAGACTCTAATGCTTGGCGGTACGTCTGACTAACGGAAGTGTCAGCGAATCTTGTGTTATGGCTTGCAACAATAAGGCGTTAACTGcgcaacaaaataacaacaacaacgtttagTTAACAGCGTTTATTTCAACTCAAAACGTTTTTCGAATATCGAATTATTTGAAATAGCAGACACAGTCGAAATTCTGTATTCTATTCGTGGCGCCCTGTTTCGTAGTCattcttgtgtgtgtgtggcgaacGTGTATAGTACGCAAATCGAAgtgagaaattaatttatttaattttgcaaataaaaaaaaaaacattccgcaagcattaattattcaaatacgatttatatgtaatacaaattgtaattataaaatatgttaaaaatattgaaaaaaaactaaaatagaaaatcaacaaagaaattgaaaatagtaAGCCATCAAAAGTGTTGACAACGCATTGTGATTTGTTTTTAGTGTAATACGAATGCATTAtcgttttaattattattctcTACACATAACCTAATTATTAACCAACTGCATTGATTAACTTTTAAGTGTTAAATAAaagcgtatatacatatgtatcgacATTAGTAAGCCTCATTTTCTTCATCTTGGACGGGCAGGTGTGTGATAATATAGTATGCCTAGAGTGAAATCAATAGATAATTGACAAAAATCAGTACTagtcttcaaaaaaaatttaaaattctatgtGTAAACTTGTGTTTTCTGTCTATTAAAACTCAGTCAGATATTTCTAGTTGCTAACTAGCATTATTCTTCATTATTTTGCTATTTCTATGTGTAAACTAGTATTTTCTGTCTATTAGAACTCAGTCAGACATTTCTAGTTGCTAACTAGCATTATTCTTcattattttgctatttaaCTGTAGCGCTAGTTTTCGTTTAATATTAACTAcacataaaaattgattttctaacctaatgtttttttttaactattgcatacttatattatttcatttacaataCAATTTGATATTCAATTAGACTATCATTAATTTGTGTTATCTATATCTTTATATCATATTATACAATTATATTAATAGAATATTTGCTAAATTATGATTTCGGTGCCGGTTTGAGATCTTATTTCGCAAATAAATAAGACGgga
This genomic interval carries:
- the LOC105210525 gene encoding ethanolamine kinase; translation: MGTETKFNSYKENTTATTGSVLHPKVAHNGSSAAAIGAGVVGVNVGISSVGQKLHSSNSALNGALNSKQQHSDITNHSSSSNSEKIVTPVFVPIHIGEDVISGAKEILKVIRPHWNISHVQFKKFTDGITNKLVGCFYNPPPQTTTTTTTANSNGNECDTDCAYGNDTPHSPSTLASSTLLDDNNDSGNISDTDTLDSEVTTSSALDIDSQNASNNAHAKDESCNSAAIANDSNVALVRVYGNKTDLLIDRKAETRNIQLLHTYGFAPTLFATFKNGLVYDFVPGVTLKPTSVLEPKIWRLVATRMAEMHRRVQVQETPAACNGGGGSGGGGVPHVPMLWHKTQSFFDLVPERFSDPEKHKRVEETFLPIKRLRDEFNELYRRLERLNSPVVFAHNDLLLGNIVYLEAEQRVNFIDYEYADYNFQAFDIGNHFCEFAGVDEADFSRYPKRDFQLAWLRVYLQEYLQRSHITDAEVERLYLQVNQFALAAHMLWTVWSLIQAEHSTIDFDYADYAHVRYAEYKKHKSILGLSNTEEEEDNVAAAS